DNA from Roseimicrobium sp. ORNL1:
TGCTTGAGGAACCAGCCAAGAAGCCCGCCGCCCGTGTTTGTGCCTTTGCTTGCCAGGCCTTCAGGGCCCACGATGGAAACACGGAGGCACGTCACGCGCGGATCCAACGCCACGGCTTCACCGAGTGCCTTGGAGAGGCCATAATCATTTGCGGCGTCCTTGAGGTCCTGCGTGTGATAACGGCCACGCGCCCCGGAGAAGACACAGTCCGTGCTCGCATGAATGAGCCGCTGACCGGGGTGCAAGCATTGCAGCAGATGCAGGGGGAAGTGGGTGTTCGCCCGGAAGAGAGTTTCCACATCGACTCCCTTTTGCGGAATGGCCCCCAGCGCATTGATGATCCACGCACATCCGGATTCACGCACCGCTTCCAGCAAAGGCTCCTGCGGCGTGCCGCCATAGCGTGCCTCATGGGTGATCACTTCGCAGCCCTGTGCATGCAGGTATGCCGCCACCACATGCCCCAGCATGCCGCGGTGTCCGAGCACGAATACGCGGTCCCGGCTGATGTCAGCATTTGATGGCGCCATCGCATCCCGCATGGATTGTCTGCAAGCTGGTGCGGTGTCACCGAAGTTTGTTTGAGAATGAGACGGCATCAGGTCGTGGCAGCTCCTACGCCGAAGGCGTTGCACATTGTCCAGCCCAGGGTCAGTCCGCGAAGCGGGCGCCACCCTGGGACAGCATGACGGTTTATGAACGCCGAAGGTGTTCCACAAAGACGGTCAATCGGCAAGCCACGTCGTCCGGCCTTTGCGGCTGTTTGTGGAACACCTTCGGCGTTCGATTCGCTTCTGGGTACCACCCAAGGTGGCGCTTGCTTCGCAAGCTGACCTTGGGCTGGACAATGTGCAACGCCTTCGGCGTAAAAGCTCGCTTCGTTTTTAAGCATGAATGAACCGGGTTCCGCGATGTCAGAGACATCAGAATCATTCAGGAAACATGAGTGACACCACACTACGCTGCCGCTGCGTCGCTGTGTTTCGGACTCACCAGGTTGAGTGCGGTGTGCAGCTCACTCTTGATGTAGTCGAGCTTCAGGAGTGTCTCCACCAGGTCCGCATCACTCAGGCGCCGGGTGTTCTCGGAGGTGTAGTCCGTAGCCTCCGTCACGCCGGGCTCGCCTTTGTCCGTGTACATCGCGTAGTTCAGATCGCGGGCATCTGACGGGATTCGGAAATAGCCATCACGGTCCTCCGCGCGGATCATCTCCTCCCGCGTGAGGAGCGCCTCGTGTTTCTTCTCCCCGTGACGCGTGCCGATGATTTTGATTTCGCTCCTGGAGTTGAAGATTTGCTTCAGCGCTCGCGCGAGCTGCCCGACGGTGGCGGAGGGCGCCTTCTGCACAAAGATGTCACCCCCCTGCCCGTGGGTGAAGGCATAGAGCACCAAGTCGACGGCCTCATCCAGGGACATCATGTAGCGGGTCATTTCCGGGTCCGTGATGGTGATGGGCAGCCCCGCTCTGAGCTGCTGTACAAAGAGGGGAATCACGGAGCCCCGTGAGGCCATCACATTGCCATAGCGGGTGACGCAGAGGGTAGTGGAGCCGACCGGGAGATTACGCGACTTGGCGGAGACCACCTTTTCCATCAGTGCCTTGGACATGCCCATGGCATTGATGGGATACACCGCCTTGTCCGTGCTGAGAGCAATGACGTGGCCCACGCCGTGATGGATGGCGGCGTTGAGCGTGTTCTCCGTGCCCAGCACGTTGGTGTACACTGCCTCCATGGGGTGGAACTCGCACGAGGGCACCTGCTTGAGGGCAGCCGCGCAGAAGACCATGTCCGCCCCGCGCATGACGCTGGAGACGCTGTTGGGATCACGCACATCACCGAGGTGGAACTTGAGTCGCGCATCGCGGTACTCGCTGCGCATGTCCTCCTGCTTCTTCTCATCCCGGCTGAAGATGCGAATTTCTGCCACACCCTTCGTGAGGAAACGCCGCACCACCGCATTTCCAAAGGAGCCGGTACCGCCGGTGATGACAATGATCTTGTTTTGAAACCTGGCCAAACTCTCCGTCATGTCGTGGGTGTGTCTCCGGTGTGTCAGTCAATCAAGGCACGGGGAACGAAGGTGCTGGCATAGACCATCTTGCGCGCCTGCGCCAGTCTGTAGTGGGATTTGGGGTGGGTGATTTCGGGAAGTTTTATGCCCCGTACTTTTGAGCTAGAGAAGAATGAAGCTCCCAAGTGGCCAGCAGCCTTTGCCCCGAAAAGCGCGGGTGCGTTGCATGATGGAGGTTAGGCGTCCCGCCTGACCAGCAACACCTCGCACCTTCTTCTGCTGCCACATCACGAGGCCGACTCCGGTTAACCGCAAAGGGGCAGAGAGGCAAAGGACGCAGAGGCTTGATGGGGTTGGTTCAGGGGCAGTGAGTGTGTTTCGAGAATAGTGCATCTCGACGCAGAGGAGGCAGAGACGCGCAGGATGCTTGCATCGACCGGAGGTTAGGCCTTCCGGCCTGACAGCGGGCGTTGGGTCTTCCGACCCGACAGGAGTGCAGCGCTGGGTCTTTCGCATCGCGTTCGGCATTTCAAACACACCTCGAGGTCATTTCCGGCTCAAGGAGTGAGAGCATTCTTCCTGCTCCCATTGGGGGCTTTTGCGCACGACTTCATGAAAGCCTCTCCTTCAGCATAGCCGAAGACGAATGTCTGCATTGTTACCGTCGGGTCGGAAGACCCAACGCCCGCTGTCAGGCCGGAAGGCCTAACCTCCGGTCGCTGCAACTCTCACACGCACGAGCGAAGCGTTCGTGCGCGTCTCTGCCTCCTTTGCGTCGAGGTGTGCCACGCCATGGTACGTTCACTACCCTCCTGCTCTACTCCTATCAATCCTATACGCCCTCTACATCCTCTGCGTCCTTTGCCTTTCCGCCCCTTTGCGGTTAACCGGAAACGGCCTCGTGGTGGGATTGAGAGGAGAAGGCGAAGATTCGGGAGGGGTGCTGGTCAGGCGGGACGCCTAACATCCTCTGTCAGGCGAGGACGCCTAACCTCCGGGCACGAAAAAGCGCCGGAGTTTCCTCCGGCGCTCTTCTGAGATTGAATCAAACAATCGTCGCTGATACAAAACGAACCTTACTTCTTCGCAGGAGTGCCGTAGACGCTCACTTCGATGTAGTGGTTCATTTCATTGGCGGTATTGCCGTTGCTCCAGATGCGCACGAAGCGGCCGCGGGTGCCCTTGCCATCGATGAGACGGCCGTGGTTGGTTTCGGTGTAGGCGAGGTCAGCGCCCTTGCCGAGCTTCGAGCTGTCGTCGTGGTCGCTGTTGTACACGCTGGTCACGCCGGTCTTGAACTCGGGGTCATTGCTGATCTGCACGTTCACGTCGAAGTAGACGGAAGCCTGCTTGTGGAAGTGCCAGAGGAGGATCTTCCAGACGTCATACTCGGCGCCGAGGTCGATCTGCACCCACTGGTGGCCAGGGGCGAGTTCCACGTAGCAGCCGTCAGCAGCGTCCGCGTCACCGTCGGTCACGAGGTCCAGCGTGCCGATGATTGGCAGCGGGTCGGAGCTGGTCACGGTCTTGCCCTTAGCCACGTTTTCCGTGCCCTTGGGAAGCTGGAAGGTCAGACGGGCCTTCACGGCTTCCGGGTCAGCCTTTTCCAAGTTCGGGATATCGCCCACGGGCACCGGGGTGCCCACGAACATGGCCTTCGGGTACTCAGGCTTGATTTCCACCAGTTCGCCAGCAGGCACATTGGCCGGAGCAGCAGCGGGATTGGCGGCAGCTGCGCCACCACCGGAGGCGGCGGGAGCAGCGGCTTCTTTCTTCGCTTCACCACCGGAAGGAGAGGCGGGCTTCTGCTCTCCGCAGGAGGAGAGGGCGAGGGTGGCTGCCATGAGGCCGCCGGCAATCAGGAGGATATTGGACTTCAGTTTCATTTTAGCGTTTGGAGATTCAGGAGGTGAATGGAGTCGGTCAGTCAGTCAATCAGCAGAGACGTGGTGGAAGGGGGCGGCCACTCAAGCTCAAGCCAATCTCAATCAAGCCACAGTGAAGTCTTCGGGGGTGAAGAGCACCTTCGTGCCCTTTTCGATGGCTTCGTACGCCTTCAGCACGGTCACGCACGACTTGAAGGCCGCCTGGACGTTGCAGTTCAGGTGGTTCGCATCGTTCGTCTGCACGGATTCGATGAAGTTCCGGATGTGAGGGGCATGCGGGCGCTCGTTGAGCGTCACGTTGAGCTCCCACTGGTCCAGAGCCTTGCTCTCACGCACGTCGGCGGCGGAGACCTTCGTATAAGACGGGGGCTTGGGCTTTTCCCAGTTGCGGCTCTGTTCCCAGAACTTGTTTTTGATCTTGTCCGCGGCCTTGGCGATGAAGGGGTTTTCGCCTTCGCTGAACTTCGTCCAGTCGTTGCCGGGTTCGGCATAGACCTGGTTGTACAGCGCAGCTTCGGAAATGATGGCGGAGCCCTTCACACCCATGTGCTTCTCATAGAAGCCCTGGGAGCCGGTGGTGGTGAGCACCTGGTAGTAGGCGCGCATGGTGCCGGACGGGAGCTTGAACTCATACAGGCACATCACGTTGTCCGGCAGTTCGAACTTCGCCTTCTGCACGCCGTCTTCACCCGTGGAGCCGTCGTAGTAGTCCACTGCGCCGGTCGCGATCACGGACACGGGCTGGGTGTCATACATCCAGTTGAACATGTCAATCTGGTGCGCTCCGAGGTCGGAGAGGGGGCCGGCGCCGTACTTGGAGAAGAAGCGCCAGTTGCGGAACTGGAGCATGTCCGCGTAGCCGTACTTGCTCAGCATCTCCTGCGGGATGTCCTGGTTCTTCGGCACGCCGAGGGGGACGGAGGCGGAGACACCGCGGTTCCACTGGCCGTAGCAGTGGGTCACACGGCCCAGCAGGTTGTTCTTGCGGATGACATTGTCGCGCAGGTTGATGTAGCGCGGGTTGCTGTGGCGCTGGTGGCCAATCTGGAAGATGCCCTTGTTTTCGCGACCGGCTTTCACCATGTCACGAGCACCGTCGATGGTGTTGGACATCATCTTCTCGCAGTACACGGACTTGCCTTTTTCCAGGGCAAGGCGGGAGAAGGGGGCGTGCAGGAAGTCTGGCGTGGCGATGAAGACGGCCTCGATGGATGGCTCCTTTTCCAGGAGTTCCTCGATGGTTTCGTACTGGTTCACCGTGCCTTCGACCTGGTGCTTGTTCTCCAGCTCCATGCGGCGCGCCATGGGCTTGCGGTTGTAGCCCCAGATGTCCGCCACGGCCACCCAATGGATGCCGTCCACGGTTTTGGAGGCGGTGCGCAGGGCATCACCCTGGGCGCCGCAGCCTACGAGGGCGCATTTGATTTTGCGGCCGGCAGCAGCTGCCTGGGCCATGGCGCTCTTGCTGGTGCCCAGCAGGAGGGTGCCGCCTGCAACGGCGGCGCTGTTGCGGAGGAAGCCGCGTCGGTCCATGAAACGGGAAAGACCGGAAGGCTCTGGGGAATTATTGGGAATGGCGTTCATGCTATCGAGTGGCACTTCACTTCAAGTGACGAATCTTCAGACAGGCGACCGTGCGTTATGCTCAGTCTACCTTCTTGCTGCGGAAGAGAAGTCCATCGAGACCGATTTGCTTGGCCTTGCAGGTCATGAGCGCCGAGGCGGTAATCAGAACGGAAACACCGATGTACACCACTTCGGTGTCATCTGGCAGGGCGGCGAGGCCGAAGCCGAGGGAAATGAACACGAGGCCGGCGGCGAGAAGGCTGAACTCGGTGA
Protein-coding regions in this window:
- a CDS encoding sugar nucleotide-binding protein — protein: MAPSNADISRDRVFVLGHRGMLGHVVAAYLHAQGCEVITHEARYGGTPQEPLLEAVRESGCAWIINALGAIPQKGVDVETLFRANTHFPLHLLQCLHPGQRLIHASTDCVFSGARGRYHTQDLKDAANDYGLSKALGEAVALDPRVTCLRVSIVGPEGLASKGTNTGGGLLGWFLKQQGPVQGYTNHFWNGITTLEWAKAAMEMMRGTLGPLSSGVVQLGVAEHLSKHDLLRMFAEVWEHPIEIQPFAAPEPVDRTLVPQVVRPPLREQLRELREWMQQANRESFVQEKQS
- a CDS encoding SDR family NAD(P)-dependent oxidoreductase produces the protein MTESLARFQNKIIVITGGTGSFGNAVVRRFLTKGVAEIRIFSRDEKKQEDMRSEYRDARLKFHLGDVRDPNSVSSVMRGADMVFCAAALKQVPSCEFHPMEAVYTNVLGTENTLNAAIHHGVGHVIALSTDKAVYPINAMGMSKALMEKVVSAKSRNLPVGSTTLCVTRYGNVMASRGSVIPLFVQQLRAGLPITITDPEMTRYMMSLDEAVDLVLYAFTHGQGGDIFVQKAPSATVGQLARALKQIFNSRSEIKIIGTRHGEKKHEALLTREEMIRAEDRDGYFRIPSDARDLNYAMYTDKGEPGVTEATDYTSENTRRLSDADLVETLLKLDYIKSELHTALNLVSPKHSDAAAA
- a CDS encoding Gfo/Idh/MocA family oxidoreductase gives rise to the protein MNAIPNNSPEPSGLSRFMDRRGFLRNSAAVAGGTLLLGTSKSAMAQAAAAGRKIKCALVGCGAQGDALRTASKTVDGIHWVAVADIWGYNRKPMARRMELENKHQVEGTVNQYETIEELLEKEPSIEAVFIATPDFLHAPFSRLALEKGKSVYCEKMMSNTIDGARDMVKAGRENKGIFQIGHQRHSNPRYINLRDNVIRKNNLLGRVTHCYGQWNRGVSASVPLGVPKNQDIPQEMLSKYGYADMLQFRNWRFFSKYGAGPLSDLGAHQIDMFNWMYDTQPVSVIATGAVDYYDGSTGEDGVQKAKFELPDNVMCLYEFKLPSGTMRAYYQVLTTTGSQGFYEKHMGVKGSAIISEAALYNQVYAEPGNDWTKFSEGENPFIAKAADKIKNKFWEQSRNWEKPKPPSYTKVSAADVRESKALDQWELNVTLNERPHAPHIRNFIESVQTNDANHLNCNVQAAFKSCVTVLKAYEAIEKGTKVLFTPEDFTVA